In Litoribrevibacter albus, a single window of DNA contains:
- the fdxA gene encoding ferredoxin FdxA, which yields MTFVVTENCINCKYTDCVEVCPVDCFYEGPNFLVIHPDECIDCALCEPECPAEAIFSEDDLPPGQEKFIEINAELAEEWPNITEMKGAMDDAAEWDGKEGKADLLQR from the coding sequence ATGACCTTTGTTGTAACTGAGAACTGTATTAACTGTAAGTACACTGACTGCGTTGAAGTGTGTCCTGTAGACTGTTTTTATGAAGGACCAAATTTCTTGGTAATTCATCCAGACGAGTGTATCGACTGTGCATTGTGTGAGCCTGAGTGTCCTGCTGAAGCCATCTTTAGTGAAGATGATCTACCTCCAGGCCAAGAGAAGTTTATTGAAATCAACGCTGAGCTAGCAGAAGAGTGGCCAAACATTACTGAAATGAAAGGCGCTATGGACGATGCAGCTGAGTGGGATGGTAAAGAAGGCAAAGCAGACTTGCTACAGCGCTAA
- the rpoS gene encoding RNA polymerase sigma factor RpoS encodes MALQAENHSIDLDDDIAVDEFDETIDDSDDNDESVKLAAATHSKNLDATQLYLNEIGFSPLLSPEEEVYYARLAQKGVEAGRKRMIESNLRLVVKIARRYINRGLTLLDLIEEGNLGLIRAVEKFDPERGFRFSTYATWWIRQTIERAIMNQTRTIRLPIHVVKELNVYLRAARELTQKLDHEPTPEEIAELLDKPVSDVKKMLGLNERVTSVDTPIGPHSDKSLLDTISDQKVSDPAEVAQEDDIRGSLDHWLDQLSEKQREVLARRFGLRGYEMSTLEEVGREIGLTRERVRQIQVEALKRLRGILESQGLNCGALFSA; translated from the coding sequence ATGGCACTACAAGCAGAAAATCATAGCATTGATCTTGATGACGACATCGCAGTGGATGAGTTTGATGAGACAATTGATGATTCTGATGACAATGATGAATCTGTAAAACTGGCAGCAGCGACTCATTCGAAGAATCTCGATGCGACACAGCTGTATTTGAATGAGATCGGTTTCTCACCGTTATTATCTCCTGAGGAAGAAGTATATTATGCGCGTTTGGCTCAGAAGGGCGTAGAAGCCGGACGTAAGCGTATGATCGAGAGTAACCTTCGCTTGGTTGTTAAGATTGCTCGTCGATACATTAATCGCGGATTAACACTGTTGGATTTGATCGAAGAAGGGAACTTAGGGTTAATCCGAGCGGTTGAAAAGTTTGATCCAGAGCGCGGTTTCCGCTTCTCTACCTACGCCACTTGGTGGATTCGTCAAACCATCGAACGAGCCATTATGAATCAGACTCGAACGATTCGTTTGCCAATTCATGTGGTGAAAGAATTAAATGTTTACTTACGTGCGGCTCGTGAGCTAACTCAAAAGCTGGATCATGAACCGACACCTGAAGAAATTGCTGAATTGCTTGATAAGCCAGTCAGTGACGTTAAGAAGATGCTTGGCTTGAACGAGCGTGTAACGTCAGTGGATACACCGATTGGTCCGCACAGCGATAAGTCTCTCTTAGACACTATTTCTGATCAGAAAGTATCTGATCCTGCGGAAGTGGCCCAAGAGGACGATATTCGTGGCAGCCTTGATCACTGGTTGGATCAGCTCAGCGAAAAACAACGTGAAGTTTTGGCCCGTCGCTTTGGTTTGCGAGGCTATGAGATGAGTACCTTGGAAGAGGTTGGTCGAGAAATCGGTTTGACCCGTGAGCGTGTTCGTCAGATTCAGGTTGAAGCGTTGAAGCGTTTAAGAGGTATTCTTGAAAGTCAGGGATTAAACTGCGGGGCACTATTCAGCGCATAA
- a CDS encoding protein-L-isoaspartate(D-aspartate) O-methyltransferase gives MTSMRTRERLVQRLRDEGISDEIVLNVIRTTPRHIFVDEALSHRAYEDTALPIGFNQTLSQPYTVARMTELLLQAGAPRKVLEVGSGSGYQTAVLAQLVNEVYTVERIGPLQEKAKSRMKLLELSNVAFLHTDGGMGWPEKGPFDAIMVTAAPDTIPEALIEQLAIGGRMVIPVGGDKQYLTLVDRTSSGVEIERVEPARFVPLLAGIR, from the coding sequence ATGACTTCGATGAGAACGCGTGAACGATTGGTTCAGCGTTTGAGAGACGAAGGCATCTCTGATGAAATTGTGCTGAATGTAATTCGCACGACTCCAAGACATATTTTTGTTGATGAAGCGCTTTCTCATCGGGCTTATGAAGACACTGCACTTCCGATTGGGTTCAACCAGACGCTTTCTCAACCTTATACCGTTGCCAGAATGACTGAGCTATTGCTTCAAGCTGGTGCTCCAAGAAAAGTGTTGGAGGTCGGGTCTGGTTCGGGCTATCAAACGGCAGTATTGGCTCAGTTAGTCAATGAAGTGTATACCGTTGAACGTATAGGCCCTTTGCAAGAAAAAGCTAAGAGCCGAATGAAGCTGCTTGAACTATCAAACGTCGCTTTTCTTCATACTGATGGTGGTATGGGCTGGCCGGAAAAGGGGCCTTTCGATGCTATCATGGTGACTGCTGCACCGGATACGATACCTGAAGCTCTGATTGAGCAGTTGGCTATTGGTGGACGTATGGTGATCCCGGTGGGTGGAGATAAGCAATATTTAACTTTGGTTGATCGTACGTCTTCTGGTGTGGAGATTGAACGAGTTGAACCTGCGCGATTTGTGCCCCTGTTGGCGGGTATTCGCTGA
- the surE gene encoding 5'/3'-nucleotidase SurE, with protein MKILISNDDGVNAPGIKALHQALEGMAEVAVCAPDRDHSGASNSLTLTRPLMATEIQDRWFSVDGTPADSVYLGMNGIAGIEPDCVFSGINSGANLGDDVLYSGTVAAALEGRSLSLPAVAISYVDRNLHHLDTAKRVAQMLAERLSDIPMPPYTVLNVNVPDLPWNQLSGVKVTRLGHRQRAAKPEKIIDPRGKTRYWVSAVGSVADDSDGTDFDAIKKGFVSITPVHFDMCEHSVREELSQWLDKNKF; from the coding sequence ATGAAAATACTCATTTCAAACGATGATGGTGTGAATGCACCGGGAATTAAAGCCTTGCATCAAGCCTTAGAAGGCATGGCAGAGGTGGCCGTGTGTGCGCCAGACCGAGATCACAGCGGGGCCAGTAATTCATTGACTTTGACTCGCCCTTTGATGGCCACTGAGATTCAGGATCGTTGGTTCTCTGTTGATGGAACACCTGCAGATTCCGTCTATCTGGGAATGAATGGCATCGCAGGTATTGAACCCGATTGTGTATTTTCTGGAATAAACTCGGGTGCAAACCTTGGGGATGATGTATTATATTCCGGCACTGTCGCAGCTGCTCTGGAAGGGCGTAGTTTGTCCTTGCCTGCAGTTGCCATTTCTTATGTGGATCGAAACTTACATCATCTTGATACCGCTAAACGTGTGGCTCAGATGCTGGCTGAACGCCTCTCTGATATTCCAATGCCACCATACACAGTGCTGAATGTAAATGTACCAGACCTTCCGTGGAATCAGCTTTCCGGAGTTAAAGTAACTCGCTTGGGGCATCGTCAGCGAGCCGCTAAACCGGAAAAAATCATTGATCCGCGAGGGAAGACTCGTTACTGGGTGTCGGCCGTTGGTAGTGTGGCAGATGATTCAGATGGCACCGATTTCGATGCAATAAAAAAAGGCTTTGTATCCATTACGCCGGTTCACTTTGATATGTGTGAACACAGTGTAAGAGAAGAGCTTAGCCAATGGTTGGATAAGAATAAATTTTAG
- a CDS encoding DUF368 domain-containing protein, which translates to MDKPQKIQLFLKGLAMGAADVVPGVSGGTIAFITGIYGRLLSAINRFDLQALKLLKSAKFSELWRYLDGTFLLILGSGILISILSLAKAVTWTLIHYPEPLWSFFAGLILASSWFVLNEVERWRFIERLLMLLGILLAYLVSAAVPVELDKNQWMIFLSGAFAICAMILPGVSGSFILLLLGMYSYILEAVHQFNLSILSIFAAGCVVGLMSFSKFLSHMLDKYTSQTLAILTGFLIGALYKVWPWKMTIVYRLGSDGTQMPLVQTNVMPGVYTDLTGLSPQLGLCLVAFIAGFILVTLIARNAPDNSQLHAQ; encoded by the coding sequence ATGGATAAACCGCAGAAGATTCAATTGTTTTTAAAAGGTTTAGCAATGGGTGCGGCAGATGTTGTGCCAGGCGTATCAGGAGGTACCATTGCGTTCATCACCGGGATTTATGGTCGATTGTTATCAGCCATTAATCGTTTTGACCTTCAAGCGCTGAAACTACTTAAATCGGCGAAATTCTCAGAGTTATGGCGTTATCTGGATGGGACTTTTTTACTGATTCTTGGATCTGGAATCTTAATCAGTATCTTGAGTCTTGCGAAGGCCGTGACCTGGACATTAATTCATTACCCTGAACCTTTATGGTCTTTCTTTGCCGGTTTGATTCTGGCGTCTTCCTGGTTTGTTTTAAATGAAGTGGAGCGGTGGCGATTCATTGAGCGATTACTGATGCTGTTGGGTATTTTACTTGCCTATTTGGTTTCGGCCGCTGTACCTGTGGAGCTGGATAAGAACCAGTGGATGATTTTTTTGTCCGGTGCATTTGCTATTTGTGCCATGATTCTTCCTGGGGTGTCGGGGAGCTTTATCCTCTTATTGTTGGGGATGTATAGCTATATTCTTGAAGCGGTTCATCAATTTAATCTGTCAATCTTATCGATCTTTGCTGCAGGCTGTGTCGTTGGTTTGATGTCCTTCTCTAAGTTTTTGAGTCATATGTTGGATAAGTACACCAGCCAAACGTTGGCTATTTTAACGGGGTTTTTAATTGGCGCTTTGTATAAAGTATGGCCTTGGAAGATGACCATCGTGTATCGACTAGGCTCAGATGGCACTCAGATGCCGTTGGTTCAGACAAATGTTATGCCCGGTGTTTATACCGATTTGACCGGACTATCGCCTCAGTTGGGTCTTTGCTTGGTGGCATTCATTGCAGGCTTCATTCTGGTGACCTTGATTGCCAGAAATGCCCCGGATAACTCTCAGCTACACGCACAGTAA
- the truD gene encoding tRNA pseudouridine(13) synthase TruD — MNKLFSLPFVNVNTDPLPDAGFKLAPEDFQVIELMGIEPSGEGEHLWLEVKKSEKNTQDVARDLARHFNVEKHAVAYSGLKDKNAVTQQWFSVHLPGKSEPSLPVFKQVDFLSRTRHTKKLKTGVHEGNRFIITLRNVSDIDALVKNLELVKQQGFPNYFGHQRFGFHRGNLEKAQDWLTTGKRPRQRFLEGMYLSALRSYIFNITLSERIQSQCWNHLTEGEIGQFDWSKSGFVVEDVEDARCASGEVHPAINLFDDRAKLPESISELESESWFGQFKKKRFSPEQRALRVIPRNMNWHVLEGRDIEITFDLPRGSYATSCLKEVCNLVEPNRED; from the coding sequence ATGAATAAACTTTTCTCTCTTCCTTTTGTAAATGTAAACACAGACCCTCTTCCAGATGCCGGATTCAAACTAGCGCCTGAGGATTTTCAGGTGATTGAATTGATGGGCATCGAACCTTCGGGAGAAGGGGAGCATCTTTGGCTTGAAGTTAAAAAGTCAGAAAAAAATACCCAAGATGTTGCCAGAGATTTGGCTCGACACTTCAATGTAGAAAAACATGCGGTAGCTTACAGCGGTCTTAAAGATAAAAACGCGGTGACTCAACAGTGGTTTTCGGTTCATCTTCCCGGAAAGTCAGAGCCTTCCCTGCCTGTCTTTAAACAGGTGGATTTTCTCTCCAGAACCCGTCACACCAAGAAATTAAAAACAGGGGTGCATGAAGGGAATCGTTTCATCATCACGTTAAGAAATGTCTCTGATATAGACGCCTTGGTTAAAAACCTAGAGCTGGTAAAACAGCAAGGATTTCCGAATTATTTTGGTCATCAGCGCTTTGGGTTTCATCGTGGTAATTTGGAGAAAGCGCAAGATTGGCTGACGACTGGAAAACGCCCCCGTCAGCGTTTTCTTGAAGGTATGTATCTATCTGCGCTTCGCTCTTATATCTTTAATATTACGCTCTCGGAACGTATTCAGTCTCAGTGCTGGAATCACCTGACCGAAGGGGAAATTGGTCAGTTCGACTGGAGTAAATCAGGCTTTGTGGTTGAGGATGTGGAGGACGCACGTTGTGCTTCCGGCGAAGTCCATCCTGCCATTAACTTGTTTGATGACAGAGCCAAGCTGCCAGAGAGTATTTCTGAGCTTGAGTCTGAAAGTTGGTTCGGACAATTTAAGAAGAAACGTTTTTCTCCCGAGCAGCGGGCATTGCGTGTCATTCCAAGAAATATGAACTGGCATGTCTTGGAAGGCCGTGATATTGAAATTACCTTCGATTTGCCAAGGGGCAGTTATGCCACCAGTTGTCTGAAGGAAGTCTGTAATTTGGTGGAGCCAAATCGAGAAGATTAA
- a CDS encoding peptidoglycan DD-metalloendopeptidase family protein, whose product MSIRLPNSLRILLIISMATAVMLTSGCAGKSGYATVSSIDYSKSKKLSSREKSATYHVVSQGETLYSIAWNYGKNFKQLAASNGIKAPYTIYPGQRIKLKSTQNRVTKKSNNTNKNKVVKKKKEESKKVPIVRQTNEKRSVGKILWQWPAKGKVIGTFSSNARFNKGIDIAGKLGEPVYSAARGKVVFAGSGLRGYGKLVIIHHDDKYLSAYAHNNKLLVKENQIIQAGQKIAEIGSTGTNQPKLHFEIRKDGKPVNPLHYLPKR is encoded by the coding sequence ATGTCTATTCGTTTACCTAACAGTCTCAGAATACTCTTGATTATTAGTATGGCTACTGCAGTCATGCTTACGAGTGGCTGTGCGGGTAAGTCAGGTTATGCCACCGTATCCAGTATTGATTATTCCAAGTCAAAGAAACTTTCCAGTCGTGAGAAGTCAGCTACCTATCATGTAGTCAGTCAGGGTGAAACACTGTATTCCATTGCTTGGAATTATGGCAAAAACTTCAAACAGTTAGCTGCTTCAAATGGCATCAAAGCACCCTATACCATTTATCCTGGACAGCGAATTAAGCTGAAATCTACCCAGAATAGGGTGACTAAAAAATCCAATAATACTAATAAAAACAAGGTGGTAAAAAAGAAAAAGGAAGAGTCTAAAAAAGTGCCAATAGTTCGGCAGACGAATGAGAAAAGATCTGTAGGAAAAATACTCTGGCAGTGGCCAGCCAAAGGAAAAGTCATAGGAACCTTTTCTTCAAACGCTCGTTTTAACAAAGGTATTGATATAGCGGGTAAATTGGGTGAGCCTGTTTATTCGGCAGCGAGGGGAAAGGTTGTATTTGCTGGTAGCGGCTTAAGAGGTTATGGGAAGTTGGTGATTATTCACCACGATGACAAATACCTCAGCGCCTATGCTCATAATAATAAGCTACTAGTTAAGGAAAATCAGATCATACAAGCCGGGCAGAAAATTGCTGAGATTGGTTCCACTGGAACTAATCAACCGAAGCTTCACTTTGAAATTCGGAAAGATGGCAAGCCGGTGAATCCGCTGCACTACTTACCTAAACGTTGA
- the ispD gene encoding 2-C-methyl-D-erythritol 4-phosphate cytidylyltransferase — MNKELWALVPASGVGSRMKADRPKQYLTLNNRTVLDLTLHRLLSVPNLSGIMLVLSDEDEYWPSSQYASHPKVHCAVGGLERFHSVLNGLYELTEIAADDAWVMVHDAARPCVRVSDIEKLFDLASQLDGGLLGIPAKDTVKQVNLQAEVSHTLDRSKIWLAYTPQMFRLGQLRDAIEQAISKKIQITDDASAMELAGFSPLMVEGATDNIKITHPEDLSLAEWFLTQQRAG; from the coding sequence ATGAATAAAGAACTCTGGGCTTTGGTTCCTGCCAGTGGCGTAGGTAGCCGGATGAAAGCTGACCGTCCCAAACAATACCTGACCCTTAATAATCGCACCGTTCTCGATCTAACGCTTCATCGTTTACTCTCCGTTCCTAATCTTTCTGGCATTATGTTGGTGTTGTCCGACGAGGATGAATATTGGCCATCTTCCCAATATGCCAGTCATCCTAAAGTTCATTGTGCGGTCGGAGGTCTGGAGCGATTTCATTCCGTCTTAAATGGTTTGTACGAGTTGACTGAAATAGCGGCAGACGATGCCTGGGTGATGGTGCATGATGCTGCTCGTCCTTGTGTTCGGGTATCTGATATTGAAAAGCTCTTTGATTTGGCCTCACAGCTTGATGGTGGTTTATTGGGTATTCCAGCAAAAGACACTGTTAAGCAGGTGAATCTTCAGGCTGAAGTCTCACATACATTAGATCGCTCCAAAATCTGGTTGGCTTATACCCCTCAAATGTTTAGGTTAGGCCAATTGCGAGATGCCATTGAGCAGGCCATATCGAAGAAAATTCAGATTACTGACGATGCCAGTGCTATGGAGCTTGCCGGATTTTCTCCGCTTATGGTGGAAGGGGCTACGGACAACATTAAGATTACTCATCCAGAAGATTTAAGTCTGGCCGAGTGGTTTTTAACTCAACAACGGGCTGGGTAA
- the ispF gene encoding 2-C-methyl-D-erythritol 2,4-cyclodiphosphate synthase produces MRIGHGYDVHAFGPGELITLGGVKISHTHGFVAHSDGDVLIHALCDALLGAAALGDIGQHFPDTSSEFENIDSRKLLRHVMELLKDRGYWVINVDCTIVAQAPKMAPHIDQMRVLLASDLAITQADINVKATTTEKLGFVGRKEGVEAHAVVLIANE; encoded by the coding sequence ATCCGTATAGGTCATGGCTATGATGTTCACGCTTTTGGCCCTGGTGAACTAATTACTCTCGGTGGCGTTAAGATTTCACATACGCATGGTTTTGTTGCTCATTCTGATGGCGATGTGTTGATTCATGCCCTGTGTGATGCACTATTGGGTGCTGCGGCGTTGGGTGATATTGGACAGCATTTTCCTGATACCTCTTCAGAGTTTGAAAACATTGATAGCCGTAAGTTGCTTCGTCATGTGATGGAGCTACTCAAAGATCGGGGCTATTGGGTTATTAATGTGGATTGCACTATCGTTGCTCAAGCACCGAAGATGGCTCCGCATATTGATCAGATGCGAGTGCTTTTGGCCTCGGATTTAGCCATTACTCAAGCTGATATTAATGTGAAAGCGACGACCACTGAGAAATTAGGGTTTGTTGGACGTAAAGAGGGTGTGGAAGCCCATGCAGTGGTATTGATAGCGAATGAATAA